From Calditrichota bacterium, the proteins below share one genomic window:
- a CDS encoding diacylglycerol kinase family lipid kinase, with the protein MRVALIINPMAGNGRGSKAGQRALAALTQKGVACETLVSEYPGHAVHLAEKLDPSAFDAVVCVGGDGTLFEVVNGLLNADAPPSTTLGVVPVGSGNSFSQDLGIFADFAGAIETVVGKQNRPVDVAWFEAGGQRYFFLNMLGFGFVSDVCYAASRYKVLRHLSYVVGVFQITASLSHYHLELTVDGKTYERTNCFVEICNSRYTAGTMLMAPQAAIDDGYLDVVILNRITRRKLLRSFPRIFRGAHLELPEVETFRGQHIRAVTDRQKVLTPDGELLGSTPIEVGILPKRLQVLGLWHR; encoded by the coding sequence GTGAGGGTGGCCCTGATCATTAACCCGATGGCCGGCAACGGACGTGGCAGCAAAGCAGGACAACGGGCCCTCGCTGCCCTGACGCAGAAGGGCGTCGCGTGCGAGACCCTTGTGTCTGAATATCCCGGACATGCAGTGCACCTTGCGGAGAAGCTCGACCCCTCCGCCTTCGACGCTGTCGTCTGCGTGGGCGGCGACGGAACGCTGTTCGAGGTCGTCAATGGACTCCTCAATGCAGACGCACCGCCCTCCACTACGCTGGGCGTGGTGCCGGTGGGCAGCGGCAATTCCTTCTCCCAGGACCTGGGCATCTTTGCCGACTTTGCCGGGGCGATCGAGACGGTTGTCGGCAAGCAGAACAGGCCTGTCGATGTAGCCTGGTTTGAAGCCGGGGGGCAACGTTACTTCTTCCTGAATATGCTCGGCTTCGGCTTCGTCTCGGACGTCTGCTACGCAGCTTCCCGTTACAAGGTGCTGCGCCACTTGAGCTACGTGGTGGGCGTTTTCCAGATCACCGCGTCCCTTTCACACTACCACCTCGAACTCACGGTAGACGGAAAGACCTATGAGAGAACGAACTGTTTCGTAGAGATTTGCAACTCGCGCTACACTGCCGGCACCATGCTGATGGCTCCGCAGGCAGCCATTGACGATGGCTATCTGGATGTGGTCATCCTGAACCGCATCACTCGCCGCAAACTCCTTCGCTCCTTTCCTCGCATCTTTCGCGGCGCGCACCTGGAGCTCCCGGAGGTGGAGACTTTTCGGGGCCAGCACATCCGCGCCGTCACGGACCGGCAAAAGGTGCTCACCCCTGATGGGGAGCTCCTCGGGTCCACGCCCATCGAGGTGGGTATCCTTCCCAAACGTTTGCAGGTGTTGGGTCTGTGGCACAGATAG
- a CDS encoding 1-acyl-sn-glycerol-3-phosphate acyltransferase: MAQIVSALLWMWGGLLLGIFGGTIVLASFFLPMRSYDPVLKWMCRTLLKSIGIRVHVEGLQHIRRDRTYLFMSNHVNIFDVFVLGGYLPQLVRGVELESHFRWFFYGTVIKRIGNIPISHHRPFSAMQSLRRAEEALRKGISIVLLPEGHRTLDGRLRPFKRAPFDMARYAGVDLVPVAMVNAFRINRKGSWLIRPGHLTLRIGEPIPYAELRPMSSVSLKEMVRDKIAWLLNATEPE; this comes from the coding sequence GTGGCACAGATAGTCTCAGCGCTCTTGTGGATGTGGGGTGGGCTGCTCTTGGGCATCTTTGGCGGCACCATTGTGCTTGCCAGCTTCTTTCTTCCCATGCGCAGTTATGACCCGGTGCTTAAATGGATGTGTCGCACCCTGCTGAAATCTATCGGCATTCGGGTGCACGTCGAAGGTTTGCAGCACATCCGGCGGGACAGAACCTATCTCTTCATGAGCAATCACGTGAACATCTTCGACGTCTTCGTGCTTGGTGGTTACTTACCCCAGCTGGTGCGGGGCGTGGAGCTGGAGAGCCATTTCCGCTGGTTTTTCTACGGCACGGTTATCAAGAGAATCGGCAACATTCCCATCAGTCATCACCGACCGTTCAGCGCCATGCAAAGCCTCCGGCGGGCCGAGGAGGCGCTCCGCAAAGGCATCTCCATTGTCCTTCTGCCCGAGGGGCATCGCACTCTCGATGGCCGCCTCCGGCCCTTCAAGCGGGCACCGTTCGACATGGCGCGCTATGCAGGCGTAGATCTCGTGCCCGTAGCCATGGTCAACGCGTTCCGCATCAACCGCAAGGGGAGCTGGTTGATTCGTCCCGGTCATCTCACGCTGCGCATAGGCGAACCCATACCCTACGCGGAGCTGCGGCCTATGAGCAGCGTCTCTCTCAAAGAGATGGTACGCGACAAGATTGCCTGGCTCTTGAATGCCACCGAGCCAGAATGA
- a CDS encoding class I SAM-dependent methyltransferase — protein MGTSEQICLGLNRLFPRRRLMGRESPRSYFEADIGEAEEILSSYGPHLRLAGQNILDGGCGLGGKTLYCAQHGARYVVGLDNDLHHVRYAAKFTKARKAHNLRFMVGSLRFLPFPSDSFNVVLLNGVVEHIRRPDLQPALVECRRVLKPGGLLCALFPPWTSPSAGHVYDYIHIPWCQLLFSRATIVAALEKLNPAPRFGRLSYVEHFLELNGITIGEFKRLVEETGYEMLAFRLKMVKGLNFLSRVPVVNKYLTSHVVAVLRKRT, from the coding sequence GTGGGCACGAGCGAACAGATTTGCCTGGGATTGAATCGCCTTTTCCCACGGCGCAGACTCATGGGCAGGGAATCACCCAGGAGTTACTTCGAAGCCGATATCGGTGAGGCAGAGGAAATCCTCTCGTCCTATGGGCCCCACCTTCGCCTGGCGGGCCAAAACATCCTGGATGGGGGATGTGGACTCGGCGGGAAGACGCTGTACTGCGCCCAGCACGGCGCACGATATGTCGTAGGCCTTGATAATGACCTCCACCACGTCCGGTACGCTGCAAAGTTCACCAAGGCCAGGAAAGCTCACAACCTCCGGTTCATGGTGGGTAGCCTGCGCTTCTTACCCTTCCCTTCCGACTCGTTCAACGTCGTTCTGCTCAATGGCGTCGTGGAGCACATCAGGAGGCCAGACCTTCAACCGGCCTTGGTGGAGTGCCGGAGGGTTCTCAAGCCTGGAGGTTTGCTCTGCGCCCTCTTCCCTCCCTGGACAAGCCCCAGCGCCGGCCACGTCTACGACTATATCCACATACCCTGGTGCCAGCTCTTGTTCTCGCGCGCGACAATTGTGGCAGCCCTCGAGAAGCTGAACCCCGCGCCTCGCTTCGGGAGGCTGTCGTACGTTGAGCACTTCTTGGAGCTCAATGGAATCACCATCGGGGAATTCAAACGGCTGGTAGAGGAAACCGGCTACGAGATGTTGGCCTTTCGTCTGAAAATGGTCAAAGGCTTGAATTTCCTGAGTAGGGTCCCGGTGGTGAACAAGTACCTCACTTCGCATGTGGTCGCTGTCCTGCGCAAGCGCACTTGA